In Brachypodium distachyon strain Bd21 chromosome 5, Brachypodium_distachyon_v3.0, whole genome shotgun sequence, the genomic window CAACGCCATGCATTTCAGGGCGACGTGGGCTCGCAGGTTCGACCCATCGGACACCGTCCACGACGACTTCCaccgcctcggcggcggcggcacagACGTGCGGGTGCCGTTCCTGTCGGACCCGGGCATGCAGTACGCCACAAGCTTCGCCGGCCTCGGCTTCAAGGTCCTCCAGTGCTTCTACAAGACGGTGGGGCGCGACGGCCGCCTCAGCCGGGACGCGCCGTGCTTCTCCATGCTCGTGTTCCTCCCTCACCGGCGCGACGGGCTCGCGGGCCTCCTGCGGCTGGCGGCCACGGAGCCGGACTTCGTCATGCGCTGCGTCCCCCGCCGCGAGCAGGTGGTCAGCCCGTGCATGATCCCCAAGTTCAAGTTCTGCTTCAAGTTCGACGCGAGGGCCGCGTTGCGGTGGCTCGGGCTGGCCGCGCCGTTCGAGCCCTCGGACGCGGACCTGTCCGGGATGGTCTCCAACATGCCGGAACTGGGGATGTACGTGTCGTCCATGCAGCAGTTGGGCGCCGTGGAGGTGGACGAGGAAGGCACGACGGCAGTGGGAGCGACGTACACGGCAACGAGCCCGGGCTATGGCGGCCCGCCTCcgggtccgccgccgccgccgcccatgagCTTCGTGGCGGACCACCCGTTCATGTTCGCCATCGTTGAGTACGGGAGTGCCGAGGTCTTGTTCTCGGCCACGTCCTGGACCCGTCCAAAGAGCTGTGACTTCCTGAGCG contains:
- the LOC100832304 gene encoding LOW QUALITY PROTEIN: putative non-inhibitory serpin-10 (The sequence of the model RefSeq protein was modified relative to this genomic sequence to represent the inferred CDS: inserted 1 base in 1 codon), with amino-acid sequence MDQFLQVALLARTEAIARQSNFIFSPLSLRAALALLPAGTKGETLRQLLAFLGSQELRQLKAANAGLIAEMRAWPQLSSAACIFADKSLVLRPEFVSTAASAHKAYAKSLDFQNQPEAAAAEVNALITHATRGRLRNIVSPDSFNGGDAKIVLANAMHFRATWARRFDPSDTVHDDFHRLGGGGTDVRVPFLSDPGMQYATSFAGLGFKVLQCFYKTVGRDGRLSRDAPCFSMLVFLPHRRDGLAGLLRLAATEPDFVMRCVPRREQVVSPCMIPKFKFCFKFDARAALRWLGLAAPFEPSDADLSGMVSNMPELGMYVSSMQQLGAVEVDEEGTTAVGATYTATSPGYGGPPPGPPPPPPMSFVADHPFMFAIVEYGSAEVLFXGHVLDPSKEL